The bacterium genome includes a region encoding these proteins:
- a CDS encoding alpha/beta hydrolase translates to MSNAGNPAETEAETREELFTTDGLAGLQLHAIHRGEPGAPCLVLLHGAGANAHWWDHLAPTLARSFHVVALDFRGHGDSDFPAEHAPGAFSDDLEALLEHLDEPGAILMGHSMGAHVALWHAAQPRRTPALVLIDLARGASASRQRATRLALTLRRTYTSREQAIDKFRFLPGAAHAAPELRRAIAAHSICVEPDGRFGFKFDPRWFGVPGRRPPDLSAVACRTLLLRGADSNLLTSEGAADIAGKIPDCEFIEIADAGHHVHVDQPAAVLAAAIRFLDAT, encoded by the coding sequence ATGTCGAACGCCGGAAACCCCGCCGAGACCGAAGCCGAAACACGAGAAGAACTCTTTACGACCGACGGTTTGGCCGGCCTCCAGCTGCATGCCATTCACCGAGGAGAACCCGGCGCGCCTTGTCTCGTGCTGCTCCATGGTGCGGGCGCAAACGCCCATTGGTGGGATCATCTGGCACCCACCCTCGCCCGGAGTTTCCACGTCGTGGCTCTCGATTTTCGCGGGCACGGAGACTCGGATTTCCCGGCGGAACATGCCCCAGGTGCCTTTTCGGACGATCTGGAGGCCCTTTTGGAGCATCTGGACGAGCCGGGGGCGATTCTGATGGGCCACTCCATGGGCGCGCATGTGGCCCTTTGGCACGCGGCGCAGCCTCGTAGGACACCGGCGCTGGTCCTGATCGATCTGGCCCGAGGCGCCTCGGCGAGCCGCCAGCGCGCCACCCGTCTGGCACTGACGCTTCGTCGAACCTACACCTCCCGCGAGCAGGCGATCGACAAGTTCCGCTTCCTGCCCGGCGCGGCCCACGCGGCGCCGGAGCTGCGGCGGGCGATCGCCGCGCACTCGATTTGTGTCGAACCCGATGGTCGGTTCGGCTTCAAATTCGATCCCCGTTGGTTCGGCGTACCAGGACGTCGCCCCCCGGACCTTTCGGCCGTGGCGTGCCGGACCCTGCTGTTGCGAGGCGCGGATAGCAACCTGCTCACCTCGGAAGGCGCCGCCGACATCGCCGGAAAGATCCCGGACTGCGAGTTCATCGAAATCGCAGACGCGGGGCATCACGTCCACGTGGATCAACCTGCGGCGGTGCTCGCGGCGGCAATCCGATTCCTGGATGCAACGTAG
- a CDS encoding SRPBCC family protein — protein MTAEGSGQIAPEEVRSRVGRKRVIKLVMGAEIQAEPSFVWAALSDPRQIAHWRPGVVAARSPDASYPTAGRRFRWMCRLHELPVELIETPIHVEPPSRLESDVALGLFHFSQTFTLTRSSENRRGTRLVMHVATDNQMPLVGGCLDRFAVRRFATDLASTYLQAIRDWCERGKATPRPLPTLMRSVASSAQL, from the coding sequence ATGACCGCTGAAGGATCCGGGCAAATTGCCCCGGAAGAGGTTCGAAGCAGGGTTGGTCGAAAACGCGTGATCAAACTGGTGATGGGCGCTGAGATCCAGGCTGAGCCTTCCTTTGTGTGGGCGGCCCTTTCGGATCCCCGACAGATTGCCCATTGGCGTCCGGGCGTGGTTGCAGCGCGCTCGCCCGACGCTTCCTATCCGACGGCCGGGCGCCGCTTTCGCTGGATGTGTCGCCTGCACGAGCTTCCGGTAGAGCTGATCGAGACACCGATCCACGTGGAGCCACCGTCGCGCCTCGAATCGGATGTCGCTCTCGGGCTCTTCCATTTCTCCCAGACCTTCACACTCACGCGTTCCTCCGAGAATCGCCGCGGAACTCGCCTGGTCATGCACGTCGCGACCGACAATCAGATGCCCCTGGTGGGTGGCTGCCTGGACCGGTTCGCGGTTCGACGCTTCGCGACGGATCTCGCTTCCACCTACCTCCAGGCGATCCGCGACTGGTGCGAACGGGGCAAGGCGACGCCGCGACCGCTGCCCACCTTGATGCGAAGCGTGGCCTCGAGCGCTCAACTCTGA
- a CDS encoding DUF1931 domain-containing protein yields MISKARTKAAVKKCNVGGEFYGALDAKVRELIKDAEARAIGNKRKTLKAVDL; encoded by the coding sequence ATCATTTCCAAGGCCCGCACCAAGGCGGCCGTGAAGAAGTGCAATGTCGGAGGCGAGTTCTACGGCGCTCTCGACGCGAAGGTGCGTGAGCTGATCAAGGACGCTGAGGCCCGCGCGATCGGCAACAAGCGCAAGACCCTGAAGGCCGTCGACCTCTAG
- a CDS encoding aminotransferase class I/II-fold pyridoxal phosphate-dependent enzyme — MRDAMAQADLGDDVYGEDPTVQRLEERLAKMLGKERAMFFPSGTMANQACLRLLTRAGDLVLGSKDCHIQRFEAGAAAGLSGLHVERLGDEGHFDAAQLRAALPPDDPHFAPASVVAIENTHNAAGGRVFPADHLDAIVSLARKRGLSLHLDGARLFNAAVASGRPAAELAAPFDTVSVCLSKGLGAPVGSVVATNEHRLGALLRIRKMLGGGMRQAGMLAAAGLYALEHHVERLVEDHTNASRLAEGLAELGAEVTAPETNIVMFRVEDLDAFVSAAASCGVKIGRFDATRLRAVTHLDVSAADIGEALTRMKGLFRT; from the coding sequence ATGCGCGACGCCATGGCGCAGGCTGACCTCGGCGACGATGTATACGGCGAAGACCCGACGGTGCAGCGCCTCGAAGAGCGCCTCGCGAAAATGCTTGGAAAAGAGCGAGCGATGTTCTTTCCCTCGGGCACGATGGCAAACCAGGCGTGCCTGCGGCTCCTGACCCGTGCTGGCGATCTGGTTCTCGGCTCGAAGGATTGCCATATCCAGCGCTTCGAGGCGGGTGCTGCGGCGGGCTTGTCAGGGCTTCACGTCGAACGTCTTGGCGACGAAGGCCACTTCGACGCGGCCCAGCTGCGCGCCGCCCTGCCGCCGGATGATCCCCATTTCGCTCCGGCTAGCGTCGTCGCGATCGAAAATACCCACAACGCCGCGGGTGGCCGCGTGTTTCCGGCAGACCACTTGGATGCGATCGTTTCGCTCGCTCGGAAGCGTGGCCTGTCCCTTCATCTTGACGGCGCCCGCTTGTTCAACGCGGCCGTTGCAAGCGGGCGGCCGGCAGCCGAGTTGGCCGCTCCCTTCGACACGGTCTCCGTATGTCTCTCCAAAGGGCTGGGGGCTCCCGTCGGATCGGTCGTGGCGACGAATGAGCACCGGCTCGGAGCGCTGCTGCGTATCCGGAAGATGCTCGGCGGGGGCATGCGCCAGGCCGGCATGCTCGCGGCTGCGGGCCTCTATGCCCTGGAACACCATGTCGAGCGCCTGGTCGAGGATCACACCAACGCCTCCCGGCTGGCAGAGGGGCTGGCGGAGCTGGGCGCAGAGGTGACGGCGCCAGAGACGAACATCGTGATGTTTCGGGTGGAGGATCTCGACGCTTTCGTGTCCGCCGCGGCCTCATGCGGAGTGAAGATCGGGCGCTTCGATGCGACGCGTCTTCGGGCCGTGACCCACCTCGACGTCTCGGCTGCGGACATAGGCGAAGCTCTCACTCGAATGAAAGGGCTTTTCCGAACTTGA